The following proteins are encoded in a genomic region of Necator americanus strain Aroian chromosome II, whole genome shotgun sequence:
- a CDS encoding hypothetical protein (NECATOR_CHRII.G5849.T2): protein MKSVVTIIERGNIQKRTMGGKCETKSRGRYWYLRSLGDHNLPPARCVLSLNMVLLCTHNGHGRSCVAL, encoded by the exons ATGAAAAGCGTCGTGACAATCATAGAGCGAGGGAACATCCAGAAGA GAACAATGGGAGGCAAATGTGAGACCAAGTCAAGAGGACGATACTGGTACCTACGGAGCCTTGGAGATCACAATTTACCACCTGCTCGTTGCGTGTTATCACTGAACATGGTCCTCCTGTGCACACATAACGGCCATGGAAGGTCATGTGTCGCTCTTTGA
- a CDS encoding hypothetical protein (NECATOR_CHRII.G5849.T1) yields MDEYEVNPDALQNQPPEIMASASSFVNRPTPNSPVLQLVQREINRSRTMGGKCETKSRGRYWYLRSLGDHNLPPARCVLSLNMVLLCTHNGHGRSCVAL; encoded by the exons ATGGATGAATATGAAGTGAACCCAGATGCTCTACAGAATCAACCTCCTGAGATCATGGCTTCTGCCAGTAGTTTTGTTAATCGTCCTACTCCGAATTCTCCTGTGTTACAACTTGTACAACGTGAAATTAATAGGAGCA GAACAATGGGAGGCAAATGTGAGACCAAGTCAAGAGGACGATACTGGTACCTACGGAGCCTTGGAGATCACAATTTACCACCTGCTCGTTGCGTGTTATCACTGAACATGGTCCTCCTGTGCACACATAACGGCCATGGAAGGTCATGTGTCGCTCTTTGA